TCCTGTACGATTTCGACGATAGCGACAATTACAATGTGAATTCAGAAACAGCACTGATATCTGCATTGAGCGACTATCTCTCGCTGAAGGCAAGCTATGTGATCAAGTATGATCATCAACCTGTTCCTTCAACTCTGGAAGACACGGATACCATTTTGGCTGTCACGCTCGTCGTTAATTTTTGATCATAATTGCTTGTATGAGAAAACTGCTTAACATGTTGAATGCTATGATGAAAA
This genomic interval from Deltaproteobacteria bacterium contains the following:
- a CDS encoding DUF481 domain-containing protein, whose protein sequence is MADYLGGRAAARYEYAFTEKSKFSQSLEFLYDFDDSDNYNVNSETALISALSDYLSLKASYVIKYDHQPVPSTLEDTDTILAVTLVVNF